The Gemmatimonadota bacterium genome has a segment encoding these proteins:
- a CDS encoding polysaccharide biosynthesis/export family protein — translation MHYWQAVGRTGGLILALLCAALQAGSAQQAGSGDPLRPGDVLRLRIFQEPEMSGEFPLDERGSVTLPRLGTIAVSSWPADSIRPRLTRAFGEFLRDPVVEVTVLRRISVTGSVLKPGLYPVDPSMTVSDALALAGGASPDGRRDRVELRRGSTRSLASLDRASIIADLRLRSGDQLFVPQRSWLSRNTWLVSTLIGATATVTTIVLTR, via the coding sequence ATGCACTATTGGCAGGCCGTTGGTCGGACGGGTGGGCTTATCCTCGCCCTCCTCTGCGCCGCCCTTCAGGCGGGAAGTGCCCAGCAGGCCGGTTCAGGCGATCCCCTTCGTCCGGGCGATGTGCTTCGGTTGCGGATCTTCCAGGAACCCGAGATGTCGGGCGAGTTCCCACTCGATGAGCGCGGGTCCGTCACCTTGCCTCGGCTCGGGACGATTGCGGTATCGAGCTGGCCCGCCGATTCGATCCGACCCCGGCTTACCCGGGCATTCGGGGAGTTCCTTCGCGACCCGGTGGTCGAGGTAACCGTGCTCCGGAGGATCTCGGTGACTGGCTCCGTCCTGAAGCCGGGGCTCTATCCGGTCGACCCGTCAATGACGGTCTCCGACGCCCTGGCGCTCGCTGGCGGAGCGTCTCCCGACGGTCGGCGCGATCGAGTCGAGCTCCGTCGCGGCAGCACCCGTTCCCTGGCATCGCTGGACCGAGCGTCGATCATCGCCGACCTGCGGCTCCGGTCGGGCGATCAGCTCTTCGTGCCCCAGCGTAGCTGGCTTTCCCGCAACACCTGGCTCGTTTCTACCTTGATCGGCGCCACCGCAACGGTCACCACCATCGTCCTGACGCGGTAA
- a CDS encoding glycosyltransferase: MKVLHVIGSLAPGGAERTLARLVASPTENVVHEIITFQASGWLEQRVREAGVTVRTVPLRGRDLRRGLAQLRAEIIASDADVLHPWMHHSCVLTTLAAPAGMPVVWGIRTMAQPWRERASTTAAMLASIVAARRASAIVYNSHAAERSHRRIGYPAASGVVVHNGYDSERLQATAVETAAWRAANEVPGDAPLLMQVGRFHPVKGHRFLLQVLQNREVLGPGWHLAFVGRPDGVDEAELRAAAATAGLAGRFHLVAESDDVRVPLAAADLVVVPSLWGESFPNAVAEAMCCGTTVVAADLGDTRQIVNGCGTVVRAGDRAAWADALGRVTRSHDLDALGRAARDRIAREFSLHAFTEQYAAVLDRAAMRGARR; this comes from the coding sequence GTGAAAGTCCTGCACGTGATCGGCTCGCTTGCCCCGGGTGGGGCCGAGCGCACCCTCGCGCGCCTGGTGGCTTCGCCCACCGAGAACGTGGTGCACGAGATCATCACCTTCCAGGCCAGTGGGTGGCTCGAGCAGCGCGTCCGCGAGGCCGGAGTCACGGTGCGAACGGTACCACTGCGCGGTCGTGACCTGCGGCGGGGACTCGCCCAGCTCCGGGCCGAGATCATCGCGAGCGACGCCGACGTGCTGCACCCCTGGATGCACCATAGTTGCGTGCTGACCACGCTCGCGGCACCTGCGGGAATGCCTGTCGTCTGGGGAATCCGGACCATGGCGCAGCCGTGGCGCGAACGCGCAAGCACGACTGCGGCGATGCTGGCAAGTATTGTCGCGGCGCGCCGTGCATCGGCCATCGTGTACAACAGTCATGCGGCAGAACGGAGTCATCGGCGAATCGGCTATCCGGCAGCGAGTGGGGTCGTCGTCCACAACGGTTACGATAGTGAAAGGCTCCAGGCGACTGCTGTCGAGACCGCTGCGTGGCGCGCGGCGAACGAGGTGCCCGGCGACGCGCCGTTGCTGATGCAGGTCGGCCGCTTCCACCCAGTGAAGGGGCATCGCTTCCTGCTTCAGGTGCTCCAGAATCGCGAGGTCCTCGGCCCCGGATGGCATCTCGCGTTCGTCGGCCGCCCCGACGGCGTAGACGAAGCGGAACTTCGCGCGGCAGCGGCAACGGCCGGGCTTGCCGGGCGGTTCCATCTCGTCGCCGAAAGCGATGACGTGCGGGTGCCGCTCGCGGCCGCGGACCTCGTCGTCGTCCCATCGTTGTGGGGTGAGAGCTTCCCGAATGCGGTGGCTGAGGCGATGTGCTGCGGTACCACCGTGGTCGCCGCCGATCTCGGTGATACCCGGCAGATCGTGAATGGCTGCGGCACCGTAGTCCGAGCGGGCGACCGTGCGGCGTGGGCGGACGCGCTCGGGCGGGTGACTCGCTCACACGATCTCGACGCACTCGGTCGTGCCGCCCGAGATCGCATCGCTCGCGAATTCTCGTTGCACGCCTTCACGGAGCAGTACGCGGCAGTGCTCGATCGCGCGGCGATGCGCGGGGCACGTCGCTAA
- the hflX gene encoding GTPase HflX: MILVAAPRKGSPDAQKMEEHLAELGRLVDTAGADVAAILTQQLATASASTLIGEGKVEELRLLVKSANATLIIFDEELTPAQGQSLEEILGTRVMDRAELILDIFATRARTHEAKLQVELAQLQYMLPRLTRMWTHLSRTRGGIGLRGPGETQLETDRRMIRQKISLLREKLLDVARHRETIRAGRSPMLSAALVGYTNAGKSSILRALSGEHEIFVEDRLFATLDTLTREVDLGDNLRVRLSDTVGFIRKLPHHLVASFRATLEEAGSSDLLLHVSDASHPEWEDHLDTVHEVLSELGLSERPTLVVFNKLDALEDPSAFAARARERYPDAIFTTTMRTDGLFPLKAELRGRAEAVRPVVRVLLSPGDGKRLGMLHRVGDVLGQSLDGDLLAVTVRLEPWRTEQLRRDGIDVSPA, encoded by the coding sequence GTGATCCTCGTTGCCGCGCCGCGGAAAGGCAGTCCCGACGCGCAGAAGATGGAGGAGCATCTCGCGGAACTGGGCCGGCTGGTCGACACCGCGGGTGCCGATGTCGCGGCGATCCTCACGCAGCAGCTGGCGACCGCGAGCGCCTCCACCTTGATCGGCGAAGGGAAAGTCGAGGAGCTGCGCCTGCTGGTGAAGTCGGCCAACGCCACGCTCATCATCTTCGACGAGGAGCTGACACCGGCGCAGGGCCAGTCGCTGGAGGAAATTCTCGGCACCCGGGTGATGGATCGCGCGGAACTGATCCTCGACATCTTCGCCACGCGAGCCCGGACCCACGAAGCCAAGTTGCAGGTGGAGCTGGCGCAGCTGCAGTACATGCTGCCGCGGCTCACGCGGATGTGGACGCACCTGTCACGAACCCGCGGGGGCATCGGCTTGCGTGGCCCTGGTGAAACCCAGCTCGAGACCGACCGCCGGATGATCCGCCAGAAGATCTCGCTGCTCCGGGAGAAGCTCCTCGACGTCGCGCGTCACCGCGAGACGATCCGCGCTGGCCGATCGCCGATGCTCTCGGCTGCCCTCGTGGGCTACACCAACGCCGGCAAGTCCAGCATCCTGCGCGCGCTCTCCGGGGAACACGAGATTTTTGTCGAGGATCGGCTCTTTGCCACCCTCGATACGCTGACGCGAGAGGTCGACCTCGGTGACAACCTGCGAGTGCGTCTGAGCGACACGGTGGGATTCATCCGGAAGCTGCCGCACCATCTGGTCGCTTCGTTCCGCGCCACGCTGGAGGAGGCCGGGTCGTCCGATCTGCTCTTGCATGTCAGTGATGCCTCGCATCCCGAGTGGGAGGATCACCTGGATACCGTGCACGAAGTGCTGTCGGAGCTGGGCCTTTCCGAGCGGCCGACGCTGGTCGTGTTCAACAAGCTCGATGCGCTCGAGGATCCGTCCGCCTTCGCGGCCAGGGCCCGCGAGCGGTACCCTGACGCGATCTTCACGACCACGATGCGCACCGACGGCCTCTTCCCACTCAAGGCCGAACTGCGGGGCAGGGCAGAGGCGGTCCGGCCGGTGGTACGCGTCCTGCTGAGTCCAGGGGACGGGAAGCGTCTCGGAATGCTCCACCGGGTTGGCGACGTGCTGGGGCAATCGCTCGATGGCGACTTGCTGGCCGTGACGGTGCGGCTCGAGCCGTGGCGCACAGAACAACTCCGCCGGGATGGCATCGACGTTTCCCCGGCCTGA
- a CDS encoding NAD-dependent epimerase yields the protein MKHLVTGAAGFIGYHTSEKLLARGDEVVGLDNLNSYYDPTLKQARLERLRRHPNFRFVQINLEDQSAMDALFRAERFPRVIHLAAQAGVRYSVTHPHAYIQSNVMGFLHVLEGCRHFGAEHLTFASTSSVYGLNTAMPFSVHQNVDHPVSLYAATKKANELMAHSYAHLYDLHATGLRFFTVYGPWGRPDMALFLFTKAILEGRPIDVFNHGKMQRDFTYVADIVEGVVRASDRIARPNPDWDSVHPDPATSPAPYQLYNIGNSAPNELMELIGALEANLGKVAEKNFLPMQPGDVPATYADVTDLSRDCSFHPGTPITVGVARFVEWYREYYGA from the coding sequence ATGAAGCATCTGGTTACTGGCGCAGCCGGATTCATCGGCTACCACACGAGCGAAAAACTGCTGGCCCGCGGCGATGAAGTCGTCGGTCTCGACAACCTCAACTCCTACTACGATCCGACGCTGAAACAGGCGCGGCTCGAGCGGCTGCGTCGCCATCCCAATTTCCGCTTCGTGCAGATCAATCTCGAGGATCAGTCGGCCATGGACGCGCTCTTCCGGGCCGAACGTTTTCCGCGCGTGATTCATCTCGCGGCACAGGCGGGCGTCCGCTATTCGGTGACCCATCCGCACGCGTACATCCAGAGCAACGTGATGGGCTTTCTCCATGTGCTCGAGGGGTGCCGGCATTTCGGGGCTGAGCATCTCACCTTTGCCTCGACTTCGTCGGTCTACGGGCTCAATACGGCGATGCCATTTTCGGTGCACCAGAACGTCGACCACCCGGTCTCGCTCTATGCCGCGACCAAGAAGGCCAACGAGCTGATGGCCCATTCCTACGCCCATCTCTACGACCTGCATGCCACGGGGCTGCGCTTCTTCACGGTCTATGGGCCGTGGGGTCGCCCGGACATGGCGCTCTTCCTCTTTACCAAGGCGATTCTCGAGGGGCGTCCGATCGACGTCTTCAACCACGGCAAGATGCAGCGCGATTTCACCTACGTGGCGGACATCGTTGAAGGCGTCGTGCGAGCGTCGGATCGCATCGCCCGACCGAACCCCGACTGGGACTCGGTGCATCCCGATCCCGCGACCAGTCCGGCGCCCTACCAGCTGTACAACATTGGCAACAGTGCCCCGAACGAGCTCATGGAACTCATCGGCGCCCTTGAGGCCAACCTGGGGAAGGTTGCGGAGAAGAACTTCCTGCCGATGCAGCCCGGCGACGTCCCGGCGACCTACGCGGATGTCACGGATCTGTCCCGCGACTGCAGTTTTCACCCCGGAACGCCGATAACCGTCGGCGTGGCACGATTCGTCGAGTGGTATCGGGAGTACTACGGGGCCTGA
- a CDS encoding polysaccharide biosynthesis tyrosine autokinase, with translation MASPLPARQNPASAPIVPFDPNFATGFGGYPPPPSEERLELRVIWAILRRHWFLILLCVGVAGAAGWYLTDRMTPVYEAAASLRIAESESAVPGLEVLKDLRGQGSEVNTEVEVLKSRAFADSVVARLGMRLGVVEPRRVPRSRLIASALIDATADTGQIVIETSGGRTTIAGPHGQTVVAKPGDTVQVGPAKLVLARGIASYPRVVLSLVAPTAATRSFVDQLRVSRPNRDANIITVRFRHSDPEVAAAVPNELLSVFLSQRVGTRRTGARSTVDFLRAQMDTLGIELRSAEESLKVFREGAQVVAIETQAQVSVGKLAELKAERDEVASELQALDSVLVRNLAAGADSNGGSAYRRLLAFPTLLRNQTVSVLLASMTTLENQRATLLTRRTMRDPDVITLTGQINGVEGQIRGLVVSYTDGLRAQVAAYDRTLAQSGSQLSAIPAKEVQLARLMRSTSVLGDLSTLLQTRLKEAEIAQAVEDPSAQVVDKAILPEQPVSPRRAVNLALALLVGLFLSVGAVFARELLDNKVHSREDLQRAASVPVLGVIPHFQPERATTTGRLRRPTAAQIEAQAAGGAVASTSLVAASHPASTVLEAYRALRTSLAFALAERPPKIVVITSPTPGDGKSTSTANLAASLAQQKLKVLVIDADMRRGALHRTLGGVRQPGLSELLTGRAELAAVLQPLSFDGIGRIDMISTGTVPPNPAELLSSHRLTDLLEAVEPLYDTILIDSPPVNNVADALVLAPHADGVLLVARGNKTERGAVKFAMEQLASVRAKVMGTVLNDFDTRRADAYGGYYAGTGYGPVGED, from the coding sequence ATGGCATCCCCCCTGCCTGCGCGGCAAAACCCGGCCAGCGCGCCGATCGTTCCCTTCGATCCGAACTTCGCTACCGGGTTCGGCGGCTACCCGCCGCCACCCAGCGAAGAGCGGCTCGAGCTCCGGGTCATCTGGGCCATCCTGCGACGGCACTGGTTTCTCATCCTGCTTTGCGTCGGGGTGGCTGGAGCGGCCGGCTGGTATCTCACCGACCGGATGACGCCAGTCTATGAAGCTGCCGCTTCGCTGCGGATCGCCGAGAGCGAATCGGCGGTCCCCGGTCTCGAGGTCCTCAAGGATCTCCGCGGCCAGGGAAGCGAAGTCAATACCGAAGTCGAAGTGCTGAAGAGCCGTGCCTTCGCCGACAGCGTCGTCGCTCGACTCGGGATGCGCCTCGGCGTCGTCGAGCCGCGCCGGGTGCCTCGCAGCCGGCTCATTGCTTCGGCGCTGATCGACGCCACCGCCGATACCGGGCAGATCGTCATCGAAACCTCGGGCGGCCGCACCACGATTGCCGGTCCGCACGGGCAGACGGTCGTCGCGAAACCGGGTGATACGGTGCAGGTCGGTCCGGCGAAGCTGGTCCTCGCGCGGGGCATCGCCTCGTACCCACGCGTCGTCCTGTCCCTCGTTGCGCCCACCGCGGCGACGCGATCGTTTGTCGATCAACTCCGGGTGAGCCGACCCAACCGCGATGCGAACATCATCACCGTGCGCTTCCGGCATTCCGATCCCGAAGTCGCCGCTGCGGTCCCCAATGAGCTGCTCTCCGTCTTCCTGAGCCAGCGAGTCGGCACGCGCCGCACTGGTGCACGCAGCACCGTGGATTTCCTTCGCGCCCAGATGGATACCCTGGGGATCGAATTGCGGAGCGCGGAAGAATCGCTCAAGGTCTTCCGTGAAGGGGCGCAGGTGGTCGCCATCGAGACGCAGGCGCAGGTCTCGGTCGGCAAGCTTGCCGAACTCAAGGCCGAGCGTGACGAAGTCGCCTCCGAGTTGCAGGCGCTTGATTCGGTGCTGGTGCGCAATCTCGCCGCGGGAGCCGATTCGAACGGCGGCTCCGCCTATCGCCGACTGCTCGCCTTCCCGACGCTGCTGCGGAACCAGACCGTTTCGGTGCTGCTCGCGTCGATGACCACCCTCGAAAATCAGCGCGCGACGCTGCTCACGCGCCGTACCATGCGCGACCCGGACGTGATCACGCTCACGGGCCAGATCAATGGCGTAGAAGGGCAGATCCGCGGGCTGGTCGTGAGTTACACCGATGGTCTGCGGGCCCAGGTGGCGGCCTACGATCGCACGCTTGCCCAGTCGGGGAGTCAGCTCAGCGCGATACCCGCCAAGGAAGTACAACTCGCTCGATTGATGCGAAGCACCAGCGTGCTCGGCGATCTCTCGACGCTGTTGCAGACGCGCCTGAAGGAGGCCGAAATCGCGCAAGCGGTTGAGGACCCGAGCGCACAGGTCGTCGACAAGGCGATCCTCCCCGAACAGCCGGTTTCGCCTCGCCGGGCGGTGAACCTCGCGCTCGCCCTGCTCGTGGGCCTCTTCCTCTCGGTCGGCGCCGTCTTCGCCCGGGAACTGCTCGACAACAAGGTGCATTCGCGCGAGGACCTCCAGCGTGCGGCCTCGGTGCCGGTGCTCGGCGTCATCCCGCATTTCCAGCCCGAGCGTGCGACCACCACCGGTCGACTGCGCCGACCCACTGCTGCGCAGATCGAGGCCCAGGCCGCGGGTGGCGCCGTTGCCTCGACATCGCTCGTGGCCGCGAGTCATCCGGCCTCGACCGTGCTCGAGGCCTACCGCGCGCTGCGGACCTCACTCGCCTTTGCGCTGGCCGAGCGCCCGCCGAAGATCGTGGTGATCACGTCGCCAACGCCGGGCGACGGCAAGTCCACCTCGACCGCAAACCTTGCGGCCTCCCTGGCGCAGCAGAAGCTGAAAGTGCTGGTGATCGATGCCGACATGCGGCGCGGGGCATTGCATCGTACTCTCGGCGGTGTGCGCCAACCCGGGCTTTCGGAACTGCTGACTGGCCGCGCCGAGCTCGCCGCCGTGCTGCAGCCACTCTCCTTCGACGGCATCGGCCGCATCGACATGATCAGCACCGGTACGGTGCCGCCGAACCCGGCAGAACTGTTGTCGTCACATCGGTTGACGGATCTGCTCGAGGCGGTCGAGCCGCTCTACGACACCATCCTCATCGATTCGCCGCCGGTGAACAACGTGGCCGATGCGCTGGTGCTCGCACCACACGCCGATGGTGTCCTGCTGGTGGCGCGCGGCAACAAGACGGAGCGGGGTGCCGTCAAGTTCGCGATGGAGCAGCTCGCGAGCGTCCGGGCCAAGGTGATGGGCACGGTCCTCAATGACTTCGACACGCGCCGTGCCGATGCCTACGGCGGGTACTACGCAGGGACGGGCTACGGCCCGGTCGGCGAGGACTGA
- a CDS encoding O-antigen ligase family protein — translation MAQRTPAYRNALAVLAVALFWSGLLVFLTVRGVNPVPPFIFSIALTIAATPFLLSPVTLAMLFRHELAFWALGYLLLGAISLIFGFQGPSGIAAMRERVTMTLFLFTMVGILSHPAVHRRCGLFLAYGGLVTVVLGAVDLLRPLTFSSVIGRAAGLYINPNIAAVALITSVLAAAATVRRGREVLITVLVLGSAMTLSRGGLLVMGVVAVMLLWTGRIRVRWLVAAIAAMALILTVTGLWEDVSRNISQSSLMAERLRVLTEGSSGVSNAFDDVSTNERTAAAALAWQLFLAHPFLGAGIGATTDWALSFSTHNIYLRHLAEHGVLGIWIYPVFAWAVAHRAPKVIRWPTAVAILLLGLISHNTLDEWPILLFAAWCAATPPLPLERAT, via the coding sequence GTGGCTCAGCGTACGCCTGCTTACCGGAATGCGCTCGCGGTACTTGCCGTCGCCCTGTTCTGGTCGGGATTGCTGGTCTTCCTGACCGTGCGCGGCGTGAATCCGGTGCCCCCCTTCATCTTTTCGATCGCGCTGACGATCGCTGCAACGCCCTTCCTGCTGTCTCCAGTCACCCTCGCCATGCTCTTTCGCCATGAGCTCGCGTTCTGGGCGCTCGGGTATCTGTTGCTCGGTGCGATCAGCCTGATCTTCGGCTTTCAGGGACCGTCGGGAATTGCGGCGATGCGGGAGCGCGTCACGATGACGCTCTTCCTCTTCACGATGGTCGGCATACTGAGCCATCCGGCGGTCCACCGGCGGTGCGGCCTCTTCCTGGCCTACGGCGGGCTGGTAACGGTCGTGCTCGGCGCCGTGGATCTGCTGCGCCCGCTGACTTTCAGCTCGGTCATCGGTCGTGCGGCGGGGCTCTACATCAATCCGAACATCGCCGCCGTCGCGCTGATCACCTCGGTCCTCGCGGCGGCGGCCACCGTCCGGCGCGGCCGCGAAGTACTGATCACGGTGCTGGTTCTCGGCAGCGCCATGACGCTGTCTCGCGGCGGTCTCCTGGTGATGGGAGTGGTCGCGGTCATGCTGCTCTGGACTGGCCGGATCCGGGTCCGCTGGCTCGTGGCAGCGATCGCTGCGATGGCCCTCATCCTGACCGTGACCGGGCTCTGGGAGGATGTCTCGCGGAATATCTCGCAGTCGTCGCTGATGGCCGAGCGACTACGAGTCCTGACCGAAGGCTCGAGCGGAGTGAGCAATGCCTTCGACGATGTCAGCACCAATGAGCGCACCGCGGCCGCCGCGCTCGCCTGGCAACTCTTTCTGGCCCATCCGTTTCTTGGCGCAGGAATTGGTGCGACAACCGACTGGGCGCTGAGCTTTTCGACTCACAACATCTACCTGCGCCACCTCGCCGAGCACGGTGTGCTGGGGATCTGGATCTACCCCGTCTTCGCCTGGGCCGTGGCCCATCGGGCGCCCAAGGTGATTCGCTGGCCGACGGCGGTGGCGATTCTCCTCCTCGGGCTGATTTCGCACAACACCCTCGACGAGTGGCCGATCCTCCTCTTCGCTGCCTGGTGTGCGGCTACGCCACCACTACCGCTGGAGCGGGCGACGTGA
- a CDS encoding NAD-dependent epimerase/dehydratase family protein, translating to MLGVTGADGFVGTALSAEASRRGITVAQITRRGGKGKRAMGDLAEASFDPTLFAGVETVIHCAAMVHVMDSTGTADAQAFRRINCSGTLALARAALTAGVRRFVFISTVKVLGERTTGRPFSHDDPLAPADAYAASKAEAEVGLRELVLGSTMELVIVRPPLVHGPGAGGNLAMLLRLLRWRIPLPLAAIRNRRAVLGIENLVDALLKASMAPGAAGQVLLLRDEPLLSTPEIARALADGAGSRALLWPLPERWLRGAARALGREAYAGRVLDSLEVSLEHTTAMTGWVPRLSARDGLRRVARDGGE from the coding sequence ATGCTCGGCGTAACTGGCGCCGACGGCTTCGTCGGCACTGCGCTCTCGGCCGAGGCGAGTCGGCGCGGAATTACCGTCGCGCAGATCACCCGCCGTGGTGGCAAGGGGAAGCGGGCCATGGGCGATCTGGCGGAAGCCAGCTTCGACCCGACGTTGTTTGCGGGCGTCGAGACGGTCATTCACTGCGCCGCGATGGTGCACGTAATGGATTCCACCGGTACCGCCGATGCACAGGCGTTCCGCCGCATCAACTGTAGCGGCACTCTCGCCCTCGCTCGTGCAGCGCTCACGGCCGGGGTTCGGCGCTTCGTCTTCATCTCGACCGTCAAGGTGCTCGGGGAGCGAACCACCGGCCGCCCCTTCTCACACGATGACCCGCTCGCACCTGCCGATGCGTACGCGGCATCCAAGGCCGAAGCAGAGGTTGGCTTGCGCGAGCTGGTACTGGGAAGCACGATGGAGCTGGTGATCGTTCGCCCGCCGCTGGTGCACGGCCCCGGTGCGGGAGGAAACCTCGCAATGCTGTTGCGGTTGCTCAGATGGCGGATACCGTTGCCACTCGCGGCGATCAGGAATCGCCGCGCAGTGCTCGGGATCGAGAATCTTGTCGACGCGTTGCTCAAGGCCTCGATGGCGCCCGGCGCGGCCGGGCAGGTGCTGCTGCTGCGAGACGAACCCTTGCTGAGCACGCCGGAAATCGCTCGCGCTTTGGCGGACGGAGCAGGAAGTCGCGCACTCCTCTGGCCTTTGCCCGAGCGATGGCTTCGGGGCGCGGCCCGCGCCCTCGGCCGTGAGGCGTATGCAGGACGAGTGCTCGATTCGCTCGAGGTGTCGCTCGAGCACACCACTGCGATGACCGGGTGGGTGCCGCGGCTCTCGGCGCGAGATGGCTTGCGACGTGTCGCGCGCGACGGAGGCGAGTGA
- a CDS encoding glycosyltransferase family 4 protein, whose amino-acid sequence MLGIVAVTAVVTFVTVLLMLVVGGEALLDKPNARSSHLVATPRGGGLGIWLGLIAGSLVWWRFQDDAGDLPPVAVMLVVAIVTVVSFLDDLYSLPYRLRLLVQAAATVMLLWVVGPFEVVMIPLLGLYWVPLSGLLLSVFWCLALTNAYNFLDGIDGIAATQGLVGGLAWGMIGYGIHQPTITLLGLMISAGCATFLWFNWHPARIFMGDVGSATLGMLFATIPLVASALTHRAGWAAPAGVLIVWPFLFDAGVTMLLRLGRGENIFEGHRSHYYQRLVLAGWSHRRTARLYGLLALATGAGAVGLAGESVLGGVLAWVAVIVTCVTLPALVQQAERQARAGLSSDIPTISGAITSGH is encoded by the coding sequence ATGCTCGGCATTGTGGCGGTGACGGCTGTCGTGACTTTTGTCACGGTGCTCCTGATGCTCGTCGTCGGTGGCGAAGCGTTGCTCGACAAGCCCAATGCCCGGAGTTCGCATCTCGTTGCCACCCCTCGCGGGGGTGGGCTCGGGATCTGGCTCGGGCTGATCGCAGGGAGCCTCGTGTGGTGGCGCTTTCAGGATGACGCGGGAGATCTTCCCCCGGTCGCGGTCATGCTGGTGGTGGCGATCGTGACCGTTGTCTCCTTTCTCGATGACCTCTATTCGCTGCCGTACCGGCTCCGGCTGCTGGTGCAGGCCGCAGCGACCGTGATGCTCCTCTGGGTCGTTGGCCCCTTCGAAGTGGTGATGATTCCCCTCCTCGGGCTCTACTGGGTGCCCCTGTCGGGCTTGCTGCTGTCGGTCTTCTGGTGTCTCGCGCTCACCAACGCCTACAACTTTCTCGATGGCATCGACGGTATCGCCGCGACCCAGGGGCTCGTCGGGGGGCTGGCGTGGGGCATGATCGGGTATGGGATCCATCAGCCGACCATCACCCTCCTGGGGCTGATGATCTCGGCCGGGTGTGCCACCTTTCTCTGGTTCAACTGGCATCCGGCCCGGATCTTCATGGGCGACGTGGGCAGCGCCACGCTGGGGATGCTCTTCGCGACAATACCCCTGGTCGCGAGTGCCCTGACGCATCGTGCGGGCTGGGCTGCGCCCGCCGGAGTCCTCATTGTGTGGCCATTTCTCTTTGATGCCGGGGTCACCATGCTGCTGCGGCTGGGGCGTGGTGAAAACATTTTTGAGGGCCATCGGAGTCATTACTACCAGCGCCTCGTGCTGGCGGGGTGGAGTCATCGCCGCACTGCACGCCTCTATGGTCTGCTCGCCCTGGCGACGGGTGCGGGGGCGGTCGGGCTGGCGGGGGAGAGCGTGCTCGGGGGCGTGCTCGCCTGGGTTGCAGTCATCGTCACCTGCGTGACCCTCCCGGCACTCGTACAGCAGGCCGAACGACAGGCGCGCGCGGGGCTATCTTCTGACATCCCGACCATATCTGGAGCGATCACATCCGGTCACTGA
- a CDS encoding glycosyltransferase family 4 protein, whose amino-acid sequence MPNAGASGTVLLVVTEDWYLASHRLPLVRAAVADGWRVVAATRVREHASLIAAAGAEVVAVPMARENRGLGAEWAAMSALTRLYREYRPDIVHHVGIKPMLYGGWAARQAGIRRVVQAFAGLGHLYTEGGASPAKRFLLEQLLRPVTRGPCTMVLVQNDDDGAVLLRRRMTTPNRLRTIRGSGVDLERFNPSPLPGGTPLVVLPARMLVTKGVREFVAAARECRAAGVPARFVLAGRRDDANPDALAASELATWVAEGAVEWLDHVNDMPSLLQRATLVVLPSYREGMPKALLEAAAAGRPIITTAVPGCREVVADGVNGLLVPPRDGAALAAAIRSLLGDSARLQSMGAAGRRRAEAEFSDQIAGTRAVALYRELMQCSA is encoded by the coding sequence ATGCCGAACGCCGGCGCGTCAGGCACCGTCCTGCTGGTGGTTACCGAAGACTGGTACCTCGCCAGCCATCGCCTGCCACTCGTCAGAGCGGCGGTCGCCGACGGATGGCGTGTGGTTGCCGCGACTCGAGTCCGCGAGCACGCGAGTCTCATCGCAGCTGCCGGTGCGGAAGTCGTGGCAGTGCCGATGGCGCGCGAAAACCGGGGCCTTGGCGCCGAGTGGGCGGCGATGTCAGCTCTGACGAGGCTCTATCGCGAGTATCGCCCTGATATTGTGCATCATGTCGGCATCAAGCCGATGTTGTATGGTGGCTGGGCCGCACGGCAGGCGGGTATCAGGCGCGTTGTCCAGGCATTTGCGGGACTTGGGCACCTCTATACCGAGGGCGGTGCTTCTCCGGCGAAGCGATTTCTGCTCGAGCAGTTGCTGCGGCCGGTGACCAGAGGCCCCTGCACGATGGTCCTGGTGCAGAACGATGATGATGGTGCCGTCCTGCTCCGTCGCCGGATGACGACACCGAACCGGTTGCGTACGATTCGCGGGAGCGGTGTCGATCTCGAGCGCTTCAATCCTTCGCCGCTACCGGGTGGTACTCCGCTCGTCGTGTTGCCGGCCCGAATGCTGGTAACCAAAGGCGTCCGTGAGTTCGTGGCCGCCGCTCGCGAGTGCCGTGCAGCGGGGGTGCCTGCCCGTTTCGTCCTTGCCGGTCGACGCGACGATGCGAATCCGGATGCGCTCGCAGCGTCGGAGCTTGCGACGTGGGTGGCGGAGGGCGCCGTCGAATGGCTCGACCACGTCAACGACATGCCATCACTACTGCAGCGGGCCACTCTTGTCGTGCTCCCCAGCTATCGCGAGGGAATGCCGAAGGCGCTGCTCGAAGCTGCCGCAGCTGGCCGACCGATCATCACCACTGCAGTTCCGGGCTGCCGAGAGGTGGTCGCAGATGGAGTCAACGGTCTTCTGGTGCCGCCGCGAGATGGAGCCGCGCTCGCCGCGGCGATCCGGTCGTTGCTCGGCGACTCGGCCCGGCTTCAGTCAATGGGTGCGGCGGGGCGGCGTCGCGCCGAGGCTGAGTTTTCCGACCAGATCGCCGGGACCCGCGCCGTTGCGCTCTACCGTGAGTTGATGCAATGCTCGGCGTAA